Genomic window (Phycisphaeraceae bacterium):
GCGCCGATGGTGTATGCGACACCGCCGCCGAGCAGCAGCCGCAGTCTGTGCGTGCCGAGTCTTCGCCACAGCACAATGCCGGAGACGCCCGCCATCCATCCAAGGAACAGATACACCGCGGTGCCGAGCCCGAGTGGAAGCCGGCCATAGAAGATCGTGAACATGGTGATGCCCGTGATGGCAGCTGTCCACATCAACGCGAGCGGCACCCAGCGCGCTTTGCCCCTGAAGAACATGCCTTGCACCGGCGTGTGCGTGCCCGCGATCAGCGTGAAGATCGCCGCGTGATCGAGCCTGCCGAGCACGTCCCGCGCGGTGCTACCCTCGGTGAGCATGTGGTACACGCCGCTCATCGCCAGCAGGAACACGGTGCACACGACGTACACGAGCAGGAACCCGGTGTGCCCGCCAGCGCGATGCGCTTTGCGCACAAGCAGAAACCCGAGCACGGCGAACACGACCGCGCCAAGCAGATGGCTCAGCGCGCTGAAGGGTTCGAAGAATCCGGCGATGGGGTTGATGGGTTCCGTGGGTGGTGCAGACATGACGCGGAGCGTGCCATCCTTTCTGTGTTCTGTTCGAGTAGTGACTCGTTGGTATGACTACTCGTTGGAATCAGTGTAGCGGAGGATCTGGCATGCCCATGTCAGTCCGGCGCCAAAGGCCAGCAGCATGATGAGCTGACCCGGCTCGAACACGCCAGCGGATCGCGCGCGGTTGAGCGCGATTGGCACACTGGCTGCCGACGTGTTGCCCGTTTCTGCGATGTCGTTAACGACGCGGGGGACGGCGATTCCAACCTGCTCGGCAACGGCGGTGAGGATGCGCGCGTTGGCCTGATGCGGTATCACCCACGAGACGTCTGATGCCGACAGCCCCGTTGCGGCGAGCCCTTCGTGCGCGGCTTCGACCATTCTCCGCACGGCCTGCTTGAACACGCGTGTACCATCGAGTTGCAGGAAGTGCTGATGATCTGCAATGGTCTGGCTTGACGCGGGAGTGCGGCTGCCCCCCGCGGGGATCTGAATGAGATCGGCCTGCGAGCCGTCGCTGCGCACCTGCGAGTAGATCAGGTCCATCCTGCCATGATCGGCGATGACGCACGCGCCAGCGCCGTCGCCGAAGAGTACGCACGTGCGTCGATCTGTGTAGTCGGTTATGCGCGTCAGTGTCTCAGACCCGATCGCGAGCACACGCCGCGCCTGTCCGCTGCGCACGAATGCGCACGCGGTGTGGAGTGCGTACAGAAAACCTGAGCAGCCCGCGTTGATGTCCATCGCGCCGGCGTTCGACGCGCCCAGCGCGTTCTGGATAATGCACGCGCTCGATGGCACGGGAAGATCGGGCGTGGCGGTCGCGAGCAGGATCATGTCGATGTCGGCCGCGTCGATGTTCGCATCGTCCAATGCAGCGCGCGAGGCTTCGATCGCAAGATCGCTGGTGGCCTGTCCTGCACCAGCACGCCGCCGGCTGCTGATGCCTGTGCGCGACGTGATCCACGAATCGCTCGTATCGACAAGCGCTTCAAGGTCCTTGTTGGTGATCGTTGTTTCCGGCAGATAGTGCCCGAGCCCCGCGATCGACGCGAGAACTGGCGATGTGTCACGTGTCTGTATTGCGGAAGGCATGCCACGCACTGCTGGCTGAGGGGGGCGGGTTGTGCTCTCATGCACGGTCAACACATCCAATCCCGGCCTGCGAGGGCCGATCCATGCTGGCCCGGTCCCCGTGATTGGGTTGTGCGAGCGCGAGAACGCTCCTTCCGGTCCGGAGCATTGTATGGATCACGAGTCGCTGTTTACCTGTCGCTGGCGAGCGTGGAGATATTGCGAAGAACTCGCAAAGTGGATACTTGATTCGGTGGGTGTCAGGTGATTGAGGGTTTGAACGGCTCCAAAATCCCCCCTGAATCTTCAGAAAAGGGTTGGATAACGGCAAAAGTGAGAGCAAACGTGGCGACGTTTGCTCCAAACAGGGAGAGGTTTGCTCTAAACAAGGCGATGTTTACTCCAAACGTGACCCTGTTTACTCCGAAGATGGCCCGGTTTGCTTCAAAGCTGGACGTGTTTGCTCCAAACAGGATGATCATTGCTCTGAACGTGGACGTGTTTGCTTTGAAGTTGGACCGGTTTGGTCTGAAGATGGCGACCTTTGCTCCGAAGTTGGCACGGTTTGGTCTGCAACTGGACTGATTCGGAATGGAACCACAGAGGACGCGGAGGTTCGCAGAGCGGAGAAAAAGGGCAGGGCGTTAGGCGAGAGACTTCATTCTCGTCATCCCCGCGCAGGCGGGGATCCAGCAAGTTGAATCATGAACTACAAATGAGGATACTGGACAGAGAGCGTAGGGCAATTTCGATATTTACTGAACATTATGGAACTCGGACTTTGGTAAAGGTTCCACCCGACTCCAGAGCGAGTAGTTCTAAGTCACGGTCACTATTTGAGGATCCAATCGAGAAGCAATAGACTGGCACATTGTGAGAAATAGACACAGCCTCAATCCTTTCTATTGCATCTCGTGCCAATCCGCCATCAGTCGAAAGAATTATAGCGTTTGGCAATGGGTCCATGTTAAATGCGCTATCGAAGGATGTTTCAAACGAGAATAGATCTTTGGCACCTTGTTGTATTTTAGACGCAATGCG
Coding sequences:
- a CDS encoding hemolysin III family protein translates to MSAPPTEPINPIAGFFEPFSALSHLLGAVVFAVLGFLLVRKAHRAGGHTGFLLVYVVCTVFLLAMSGVYHMLTEGSTARDVLGRLDHAAIFTLIAGTHTPVQGMFFRGKARWVPLALMWTAAITGITMFTIFYGRLPLGLGTAVYLFLGWMAGVSGIVLWRRLGTHRLRLLLGGGVAYTIGAIIMGIGWPVLIPGVVGSHELWHVAVLTAMAMHWRFLYTNAETRCRAPSHDCITQQTMETSEVQYAASA
- a CDS encoding ketoacyl-ACP synthase III, which produces MPSAIQTRDTSPVLASIAGLGHYLPETTITNKDLEALVDTSDSWITSRTGISSRRRAGAGQATSDLAIEASRAALDDANIDAADIDMILLATATPDLPVPSSACIIQNALGASNAGAMDINAGCSGFLYALHTACAFVRSGQARRVLAIGSETLTRITDYTDRRTCVLFGDGAGACVIADHGRMDLIYSQVRSDGSQADLIQIPAGGSRTPASSQTIADHQHFLQLDGTRVFKQAVRRMVEAAHEGLAATGLSASDVSWVIPHQANARILTAVAEQVGIAVPRVVNDIAETGNTSAASVPIALNRARSAGVFEPGQLIMLLAFGAGLTWACQILRYTDSNE